A window from Corynebacterium singulare encodes these proteins:
- a CDS encoding pyridoxal-phosphate dependent enzyme — MGLMMSPRIHSQAEPPIGHTPLMRVDAINPRTDVHLYLKLEQFNLGGSAKDRTARALIQAALGAGDIGPGSTLVESSSGNLGMALARQAPLAGMKFHCVVDPRVNSSTVATMRAYGAHVELLDHPDPETGDWLTARRTRVAELLEEIPDSFNLNQYSNEAAFYAHAEGTMTEIMYQLGQAPTHLLVAMSTTGTLGGCVRKLTELGADTETIGVDAEGSVLFGGQRGTRMLPGYGAGIVTDLSTKFSPSSVERVPDLDAIVAARRLAQAEGLLPGASGGAVIAAFQRLAPTLPAGAEVVAVLHDGGQPYLDTIYNDSWVCEHFDISPPELAARVEEDSE, encoded by the coding sequence ATGGGACTAATGATGAGCCCACGGATTCATTCTCAAGCCGAACCACCTATTGGCCATACCCCGCTGATGCGCGTGGATGCCATTAATCCCCGTACCGATGTACACCTCTACCTCAAGCTAGAGCAATTCAACCTGGGCGGATCCGCCAAGGACCGCACCGCACGCGCACTCATCCAAGCCGCGCTTGGCGCCGGCGACATAGGCCCCGGATCCACCCTGGTGGAGTCTTCCTCGGGCAACCTTGGCATGGCGCTGGCCCGCCAGGCCCCACTTGCGGGTATGAAATTCCACTGCGTGGTCGATCCTCGCGTCAATTCCTCCACCGTGGCCACGATGCGGGCCTACGGCGCCCACGTAGAATTACTGGATCACCCGGACCCGGAAACCGGCGATTGGCTCACCGCTCGCCGCACCCGCGTGGCCGAGCTTCTAGAAGAGATCCCCGATTCTTTCAATCTCAACCAGTACTCCAACGAGGCCGCCTTTTACGCCCACGCCGAAGGCACGATGACGGAAATCATGTACCAGCTCGGACAGGCGCCCACCCACTTGCTCGTCGCTATGAGCACCACCGGCACTCTCGGCGGCTGCGTCCGCAAGCTCACTGAGCTTGGTGCTGATACGGAGACCATCGGTGTCGATGCCGAAGGCTCCGTGCTGTTTGGGGGCCAGCGCGGCACCCGCATGCTGCCGGGCTATGGCGCTGGCATTGTCACCGATCTATCCACCAAATTCTCGCCGTCCTCAGTCGAGCGTGTGCCCGATCTGGATGCCATTGTGGCAGCCCGTCGCCTCGCCCAGGCCGAAGGCCTTCTGCCCGGGGCCTCCGGCGGCGCGGTCATCGCAGCATTCCAGCGTCTCGCGCCTACCCTTCCGGCCGGTGCGGAGGTCGTGGCTGTACTCCACGACGGTGGCCAGCCTTACCTCGATACCATCTACAACGATTCCTGGGTCTGCGAGCATTTCGATATCTCTCCTCCCGAGCTCGCCGCGCGCGTCGAAGAGGATTCAGAGTGA
- a CDS encoding ABC transporter permease, with amino-acid sequence MRASFAVAKRVGNQLRRDPRTLALIFVLPAVLMSLLYWILSNTGLFDRIAHAVLGVFPFLVMFLVASVTTLRERSSGTLERALTMPVRRIDIIGGYTLTFSLVAVAQTLITVVVCTRLLDLDIEGSLAAFVVVALLSALTGTTAGLLASAFALTEFQVMQFVPAAIVPQFLVCGVIVPREEMPHALELLSHTMPISYVVDAMLALSKAPTPSAFPKGDLVTDIAILSGFCAAFIALGAVSLRRNTP; translated from the coding sequence GTGAGGGCAAGTTTTGCAGTGGCCAAGCGGGTCGGCAACCAGTTGCGACGGGACCCACGAACTCTCGCACTCATCTTCGTGTTGCCAGCTGTCTTAATGTCCTTGCTGTATTGGATCTTGAGCAACACTGGATTATTTGACCGCATCGCGCACGCAGTCCTCGGGGTGTTTCCGTTCCTCGTCATGTTCCTTGTCGCATCCGTGACCACGCTTCGCGAGCGCAGTTCCGGAACACTGGAACGAGCGCTCACAATGCCGGTGCGCCGGATCGACATCATCGGTGGTTACACGCTGACCTTCAGCCTGGTTGCGGTCGCACAAACGCTGATCACCGTTGTTGTCTGCACCCGGCTACTCGACTTGGATATCGAGGGATCACTCGCTGCGTTCGTTGTGGTCGCTTTGCTCAGCGCTCTTACCGGCACCACCGCAGGATTGTTGGCGTCTGCTTTTGCCCTTACGGAGTTCCAGGTTATGCAATTCGTCCCCGCTGCTATCGTTCCCCAATTCCTGGTCTGTGGCGTTATCGTGCCCCGGGAAGAAATGCCACATGCCCTCGAGTTGCTCTCGCACACCATGCCGATCAGCTACGTCGTCGACGCGATGCTCGCGTTAAGCAAAGCTCCTACCCCGTCTGCGTTTCCCAAGGGCGATCTGGTAACTGATATCGCCATTCTTTCTGGATTCTGCGCGGCATTCATCGCGCTCGGCGCAGTGAGCTTGCGCCGGAACACACCTTAG
- a CDS encoding ABC transporter ATP-binding protein, translating to MKPDPDTPAVAMRNARARILQPVSFTLPRGSISALVGPSGSGKTTLMRMIVGTQARVDGTVHVLGLPAGHRQLRTKVTYATQQASVFDELSVRENLSYVADIYGLRRNRIDGVVDQLDLTAKIDEPVRKLSGGQRSRVSLAVALLPDPELVVLDEPTVGLDPILRAQMWDLFKELAHKGTTLIISSHILDEAEHCDNVLFIRDGKVSHTHPETIKRETGAATLEAAFVEAMTK from the coding sequence ATGAAACCAGACCCGGATACTCCCGCAGTTGCTATGCGGAACGCGCGAGCCCGAATCCTCCAGCCTGTTTCCTTCACCTTGCCTCGAGGTTCGATAAGCGCGCTTGTCGGCCCTTCAGGATCAGGCAAGACCACGTTGATGCGCATGATCGTTGGCACGCAGGCTCGTGTCGACGGCACTGTGCACGTGCTTGGACTGCCCGCAGGTCATCGCCAACTGCGCACCAAGGTCACGTACGCAACCCAGCAAGCTAGCGTGTTCGACGAACTCTCCGTGCGAGAGAACCTTAGCTATGTCGCAGACATTTACGGGCTTCGCCGCAACCGAATCGACGGAGTGGTCGACCAGCTCGATCTGACCGCCAAGATCGACGAGCCGGTGCGCAAGCTCAGCGGTGGTCAACGCAGCCGCGTAAGTCTTGCGGTCGCCCTACTGCCAGATCCGGAACTTGTTGTCCTCGACGAGCCAACGGTCGGCCTCGACCCCATCCTGCGAGCCCAGATGTGGGACCTGTTCAAGGAGCTGGCCCACAAGGGCACCACGCTGATTATCTCGAGCCACATCCTGGATGAAGCCGAGCACTGCGACAACGTATTGTTCATTCGCGACGGCAAGGTGAGCCACACGCACCCGGAAACCATCAAACGCGAAACCGGTGCAGCGACGCTTGAAGCGGCATTCGTGGAGGCGATGACCAAGTGA
- a CDS encoding TetR/AcrR family transcriptional regulator produces the protein MVNKRRGRPSGPSERRELILHAARMQFLQNGYAGTTLRAIAAEADVDHALVNYYFGSKDALFCEAVLDGLSASAILRSVSSVPELPPGQFPQLLARTFVAYCESSPFQERVLPAFRYAMKDDDTRAIVSGYFEREILAGAEELLLRLRAQHPGHPRLSTADAVVQNSIVLLGALVSRYVLQVQPHASISPDQFASVLARLIRVSLL, from the coding sequence ATGGTGAATAAACGCCGCGGTCGCCCGAGCGGACCATCGGAGCGTCGAGAACTCATTCTGCATGCAGCTAGGATGCAGTTTCTCCAGAATGGATATGCAGGCACGACGCTTCGAGCAATCGCAGCTGAAGCAGACGTGGATCACGCTTTGGTGAATTATTATTTTGGCAGCAAAGATGCGTTGTTTTGCGAAGCGGTGCTCGATGGGTTGAGCGCGTCCGCGATATTGCGCTCAGTAAGTTCGGTCCCGGAACTCCCGCCTGGCCAGTTCCCTCAACTGCTTGCCCGCACGTTCGTTGCCTATTGCGAGTCGTCTCCCTTTCAAGAGCGAGTACTGCCAGCGTTTCGATACGCAATGAAAGACGACGACACCAGGGCAATCGTATCCGGTTACTTCGAGCGTGAAATTCTTGCCGGTGCCGAAGAACTCCTTCTCCGATTACGGGCACAGCATCCGGGCCACCCTCGGCTGAGCACCGCCGACGCGGTAGTGCAGAACTCGATTGTCCTGCTGGGGGCTCTGGTGTCGCGTTATGTGCTGCAGGTGCAGCCCCACGCGTCAATTTCACCCGATC